In Mycobacterium sp. Aquia_213, the sequence GATGCCGGCTACCACCAGAGAGCGTTTGCCGTCCTTGCCTTGCAGGTCGATGGCCAGACCGAGGTTGGTGTGCGCCGGGGTGACCGCGTTGGGCTTGCCGTCGACCTCGGCGTAGTGCCGGTTCATGTTGGGGAACTTCTTGACCGCCTGCACCAGCGCGTAGCCCAGCAGGTGGGTGAAGGAGACCTTGCCACCGCGGGTGCGCTTGAGTTGGTTGTTGATGACGATCCGGTTGTCGATCAGCAGCTTCGCCGGGACGGCGCGGACGCTGGTCGCGGTCGGCACGTCCAGCGATGCCGACATGTTCTTGACGACGGCCGCGGCGGCGCCGCGCAGCACCTGCACCTCGTCGCCTTCGGCGGGCGGGGGCGTCGGGGGCTTCGGGGCGGGCGCGGTGGGAGCAGGCGCAGCGGCCGGTGGCGTCGCGGCCCCGTTGCCGGCCGCAGCGGTGCTGGCGGGCGGAGCGGGAGCCGCGGGCTGAGCGGGGGCGGGTGCGGCGGCCGGTGGCGCGGCGACGACGACCGGCGTGGGTGCCGCTGCGGCCTGCCCGTCGGCCGGGCTCGGGGTGTCCTGGGCTGCTGCGTAGGTGGGCTCGGGGTTGTAGTCCACCAGGAACTCGTGCCAGCTCGGATCCACTGACGCGGGGTCGTCGCGGAACTTGCGGTACATCTCCTCGACCAGCCATTCGTTTTGCCCGAATGGTGAACTGCTGTTGCTCACGGCCGCTGTTCGCCTCAATTCTTATGTCTTGCAGGCTCACTAAGCGCAATTGCTTGGCGCCCGCGATTCTGCGCACCTTTGGTTGACGAGGTACCTCACACCCGCGGCGGACTACTACGTTTCCGCCCCATAAAGGCTAACCCTTCGCCGGTGATTCGCCAGCGAGACCACCGAACCGGGGCCCGGACGGCTACCGGCTCACCTCGCGCGCCGTCGGCAATACATGCAAGGGATTCGGCCAGCGGGCCGGCGGGGCGCCGAACGCCTGGCGGGCATTGCTGACGATCTTCTTGCCCACGATCCGATTGCCGGCGCCACCGATCGCGGCGCCGATGCCGACGGGCAGCATCTTTCCGAACATCAAGGCACCGCGTCGCAGCGCGTACCGCTTTACGAAGTATTTGAGCATTCGAGCGTTGAGCCGCCCCAAACTCGACAGCGGCAGCGAGGCCATGCCCTCGGCCAGCCATCCGCCGTTGGTGCGCGCCGGACCGATCAGCTCGCCGATGGCGCGCTTGCTGTCGTCGCCGGCCAGGACGGCCAGCACCAGCGCGCGACGCCGCTCGTAGTGATCGGCGGGGATGCCGTAGACCTGTGCGGTCGACAGCACGAAGATCGCGGTCGCTTCGAGGAAGAACACGGTTTCGCCGGCACCCGCCGACAGCGCCGCCAACGTCCCGATCCCGGGAAAGGTCGCCGCCGAACCGACCGCCGCGCCGCTGGCCATCAAGGCGGCCAGGTAGCGGTTCTCCAGCTTGGTGACGATCTCGGCGGGGCTCGCGCCGGGGTGTGCCCGTCGCAGCCGGGCCACCAGGGCCTCCGCGGCCGGGCCCTGGATCCGCGAACTACGCTCGATGACCTGCGCCAATGCGCGCGTAGAAGCCTTAGGGCGACCGGACCGTCCGGACGGCACGTTCTCAGGTGATTCCTCGGACCGTTTCAGGGACCAAAGCCCTGACCTATTGCGTCGTGCGCTCATAGTGCCTCTCCTGCCAATGGCGTCCCTTCAGGCTAACGCGAGTTTGCTGAACGCGGGGCCAGCCGCATTGCGTGCGCGTCAATCCGACCGCGGACGGCGGCCGGTCGCCCGTCGCGGAATAATGCAGGCTGGACACAGCTCGAGCCGTTTGTCGGCTGCGGCTGGGGGAATCGTTGCGTGCGGGCGGTATCACACCCTGCTCACGGCGGTAAGCCGGCCGTCGGGCGCTGAAGCGAGGTGAGTGCATGACTACGGCCACGTCCGGGTCGTCCGGGGAAACCCGGCGCGCGGGGCCGAGTCGTGCCGATATGGCCACCGACCGCAAGTTCCTGCCCCCATCGGGCCCACTGAGGAGCGGAAACCCGTGGCACGCACTCTGGGCGATGATGATCGGGTTCTTCATGATCATGGTCGACTCGACCATCGTCGCGATCGCCAACCCGACCATCATGGCCGACTTGCACATCGGGTACGACGCCGTGGTCTGGGTGACGAGCGCCTACCTGCTCGGGTATGCGGTGGTGTTGCTGGTGGCCGGTCGCCTTGGTGACCGGTTCGGTACGAAGAACCTGTACCTGATCGGTCTGGTGGTGTTCACCGCCGCCTCGATGTGGTGCGGGCTGGCCGGCAGCGCCGGCATGCTGATCGCCGCGCGGGTCGTGCAGGGGATCGGCGCCGGGGTGCTCACCCCGCAGACCTTGTCGACGATCACCCGGATCTTCCCGCCGCAGCGGCGCGGGGTGGCGGTCAGCGTGTGGGGCGCCACCGCCGGCGTCGCCAGCCTGGTCGGTCCGTTGGCCGGTGGTGTGCTGGTGGACGGGCTGGGCTGGGATTGGATCTTCTTCGTCAACGTCCCGATCGGCATCGCGGGGGTGGCGCTGGCGGTATGGCTGGTTCCGGAGCTGCCCACGCAGGCGCACCGGTTCGACCTGGTCGGCGTCGGCTTGTCCGGGGTGGGCATGTTCCTGATCGTGTTCGGTCTGCAACAGGGCCAGTCCGCCCATTGGCAGCCGTGGATCTGGGCGACGATCGTGGCCGGCGTCGGGTTCGTGTCGGCGTTCGTCTACTGGCAGTCGGTGAACACCCGGGAGCCGCTGATCCCGCTGGACGTGTTCGCCGACCGTGATTTCAGCCTGTGCAGCGTCGGGGTGGGCATCACCTCGTTCGCCGCGACGGCGTTGATGTTGCCGGTGACCTTCTATACGCAGACGGTGTGCGGGTTGTCGCCGACGCGTTCGGCCCTGCTGATCGCGCCGATGGCGATCGCCAACGGTGTGCTCGCGCCGTTCGTCGGCCGGATCGTCGATCGATACCACCCGCGGCCCGTGCTCGGTTTCGGCTTTTCGGTGCTGGCGATCGCGCTGACCTGGCTGTCGTTCGACATGGCCCCGGACACGCCGATCTGGCGGTTGGCGTTGCCGTTCACCGCAGTTGGTGTCGGGATGGCGTTTGTGTGGTCGCCGCTGACGGCCACCGCCACCCGCAATCTGGCGCCGGAGCTGGCCGGCACCGGATCCGCTGTCTACAACTCCGTCCGCCAGCTCGGGGCGGTGCTCGGCAGCGCCGCGATGGCCGCGTTCATGACATGGCGGATCGGTGCCGAGATGCCGCCCGACGTGTCCGATCAAGACGCGGGGGCCGGTGCTATTCCACTGCAATTGCCCGAGTTCGTGCGCGAGCCCTTCTCGGCCGCGATGTCGCAGTCGGTGCTTTTGCCCGCGTTCATCTCGCTGTTCGGGATCTGCGCGGCGCTGTTCCTGGTCGGCTTCGCGTCCTCGATGATGTCCCGCGCGGGCATCGGTGGTGCGCCGTCCGACGATGACGATCGCGATGACGATGACGATGACGACTATGTCGAAGTCATCCTGCGCCGCGAGCAGAGCGAAGAGCCGGCGCCAAGCGCGCCTGCGCCCGGCGCCGCGATCGCACCGGCCGAGGAACGGCACAGGGACCCGGTCGAATCGCGCCGCCGACGTCGTGACGACCCGCCGTCGCGACCAGAACCGATTGGTTTCGCGCACAACGGCTCTCGTGCTGACCGCGAAAAGCGTTTTCGGCCTATCGTCGAGCTGCCGCCGCACTGGCACGGTCCGGCCACCCGCAGCGATCGCAGCGCGCCGTCGCCGGGTCGCCGGGTGAACGGCTCCACGCGGGCGGCGCGCGGCCAGCGTTACGGCCCGGATGACGACCCCACCGGCCGCGGCCGGCCTTCCCCGGGCGGGTAGGCCCGACCGGGCGTCCTCAGCCGTCCGCCGTCAACGCCAAGAAGCCGCCCAACTCCAGCAGGCCGGCCGGTGTGCTGGGCAGGTACTCGGTCAGCAGCTCAGAACGCACGATGACCGCCGTGTACTGCGCGCGGCTGACCGCGACATTGAGCCGATTCCTGTTGAGCAGGAACGAGATTCCGCGTGGCACTTCGTCGACCGACGATGCCGTCATCGAGATGAAGACCACCGGCGCCTGCCCGCCCTGGAACTTGTCGACGGTTCCGACCCGCACCGCGTCCAGACCCGCGGACGTCAACCGCTGGCGCACCAGTGACACCTGAGCGTTGTAGGGCGCCAGCACCAGCACATCCGAGGCGGCCAATCCCCGGGTGCCGTGCTCGTCGGTCCACGGCGATCCGAGCAGCCGCCGGATCTCGGCGACGATCGTGTCGGCTTCCTCGGAGCTTTCGATTGAATTACCTTGGTGGCGAACGGAAATCACGCGTACGCCGGGCTGACAGCCGTCGAGGCGGCGGGCGGCCGTGCGCTCGGTGACCGAATGCAGTCTGCCCTCATACGACAGCTCGGAGACCGCGGCGCAGACCGCCGGATGCATCCGGTAGGAGAGGTCCAGGAAGTAGCCGCGCTCGTCTGGCAACGTGCGCTGACCGTCGACCAGCCAATCGAGGGCCGAGGTGTCGACGGGTTCGGGATGAGTGCCCTGACTGACCTGCGGCAGCTGCTGCGGGTCCCCGAGTAGCAGCAGGTTGCTGGCCGCCGGCGCCACGGCGATCGTGTTGGCCAGGCAGAACTGGCCCGCCTCGTCGATGACGAGCAGATCCAGGCTGCCCGGCAACACCCGATTCGCGTTGGCGAAATCCCAAGCCGTACCGCCGATCACGCATCCGGTGCTGGCCGAGATGAATGCGGCGTACTCGCTGCCGTCGATCTCCTGCCAGCGCGGCGCGTGGTGGTCGTACTTCTTCTTCGCGACCCGGCTCGGTTCCAGCCCGGCATCGATCACGGCGTCGAGCAAGTTCTCCACCGTGGCGTGCGATTGTGCTACCACACCGACGCGCCAGCCGTGTTCGGTGACCAAGCGGGCGATCACC encodes:
- a CDS encoding MFS transporter, translating into MTTATSGSSGETRRAGPSRADMATDRKFLPPSGPLRSGNPWHALWAMMIGFFMIMVDSTIVAIANPTIMADLHIGYDAVVWVTSAYLLGYAVVLLVAGRLGDRFGTKNLYLIGLVVFTAASMWCGLAGSAGMLIAARVVQGIGAGVLTPQTLSTITRIFPPQRRGVAVSVWGATAGVASLVGPLAGGVLVDGLGWDWIFFVNVPIGIAGVALAVWLVPELPTQAHRFDLVGVGLSGVGMFLIVFGLQQGQSAHWQPWIWATIVAGVGFVSAFVYWQSVNTREPLIPLDVFADRDFSLCSVGVGITSFAATALMLPVTFYTQTVCGLSPTRSALLIAPMAIANGVLAPFVGRIVDRYHPRPVLGFGFSVLAIALTWLSFDMAPDTPIWRLALPFTAVGVGMAFVWSPLTATATRNLAPELAGTGSAVYNSVRQLGAVLGSAAMAAFMTWRIGAEMPPDVSDQDAGAGAIPLQLPEFVREPFSAAMSQSVLLPAFISLFGICAALFLVGFASSMMSRAGIGGAPSDDDDRDDDDDDDYVEVILRREQSEEPAPSAPAPGAAIAPAEERHRDPVESRRRRRDDPPSRPEPIGFAHNGSRADREKRFRPIVELPPHWHGPATRSDRSAPSPGRRVNGSTRAARGQRYGPDDDPTGRGRPSPGG